Proteins from a single region of Clostridia bacterium:
- the clpP gene encoding ATP-dependent Clp endopeptidase proteolytic subunit ClpP, with the protein MSLVPMVVEQTNRGERSYDIFSRLLNDRIIILSDEVNDVTASLVVAQLLYLEGQDPDKDISLYINSPGGSISSGMAIYDTMQYIKPDVATICVGMAASMGAFLLAAGAKGKRFALPNSEIMIHQPLGGAQGQATDIKIHADHIIRIREKMNKMLAEMTGQPLETITADTERDNFMTAEQAREYGLIDKVMDKR; encoded by the coding sequence ATGAGTTTGGTACCGATGGTAGTGGAGCAGACCAACCGCGGAGAAAGGTCTTATGACATATTCTCACGCCTGCTCAACGACAGAATAATTATCCTCTCCGACGAAGTCAACGACGTTACCGCGAGTCTCGTCGTTGCGCAGCTTTTGTATCTTGAGGGCCAGGATCCCGATAAGGACATCAGTCTTTACATCAACAGCCCCGGCGGCTCCATCAGCTCCGGAATGGCTATCTACGACACCATGCAGTATATCAAGCCCGACGTCGCGACCATCTGCGTAGGCATGGCCGCGAGCATGGGCGCGTTCCTTCTCGCCGCCGGCGCGAAGGGCAAGAGATTCGCGCTTCCGAACTCCGAGATAATGATCCATCAGCCCCTCGGCGGAGCGCAGGGGCAGGCGACGGACATCAAGATCCACGCCGACCACATCATCCGCATCCGCGAAAAGATGAACAAGATGCTCGCCGAAATGACCGGCCAGCCGCTTGAAACCATCACCGCGGACACGGAACGCGACAACTTTATGACCGCCGAGCAGGCCCGCGAATACGGCCTTATCGACAAGGTCATGGACAAGAGATAA
- a CDS encoding trigger factor, whose amino-acid sequence MGLKNKKEIEKNVVELEIVVTPDEFKDATDVAYKKIVKEVKVDGFRQGKAPKGMIEKKYGKEIFYEEAVNFIFPYSYDAAVKEAGITPVSQPDVEIVGDVTDDGFTFKAKVTVKPEISLKAYKGLKATKKKVTVTAKEVDEELEVRREKVGRQVAVDGPVENKDTAVINFEGFVDGVAFPGGKGEDYPLVIGSGSFIPGFEEQLIGVEKGGEKDVVVTFPKEYHEESLAGKEAVFKCKVLDIKRTELPALDDELAKDISEFDTLEELKADIKEHIKEHKNEHAEADFEEELMNKLSDNIIGDIPEIMYENEVDYMVENFEDRLKTQGIDLDSYIKYTATSLETLRENFAPQAKQQVRIRLALETVAKEEGLTASEDELEAEYKSIADSYKMPVDRIKAIIPSDGLEKDIVVRKAIDFVKSAAVAGADKAEEKPAKAEKAPAKKPAAEKKPAAKKAPAKKPAAKKGE is encoded by the coding sequence ATGGGACTAAAAAACAAGAAAGAAATCGAAAAGAACGTCGTCGAGCTCGAGATCGTCGTAACTCCCGATGAGTTCAAGGACGCGACCGACGTCGCTTACAAAAAGATCGTCAAGGAAGTCAAGGTCGACGGCTTCCGCCAGGGCAAGGCCCCGAAGGGCATGATCGAGAAGAAGTACGGCAAAGAGATCTTCTACGAAGAGGCCGTTAATTTCATATTCCCGTATTCCTACGACGCCGCCGTCAAGGAAGCGGGCATAACCCCGGTTTCGCAGCCCGACGTCGAGATCGTCGGTGACGTTACCGACGACGGCTTCACCTTCAAGGCGAAGGTCACCGTCAAGCCGGAGATCTCGCTGAAGGCGTACAAGGGACTGAAGGCGACCAAAAAGAAGGTCACCGTCACCGCCAAAGAGGTCGATGAAGAGCTTGAGGTGCGCCGCGAGAAGGTCGGCAGACAGGTCGCCGTCGACGGTCCTGTCGAGAACAAGGACACCGCGGTCATCAACTTCGAGGGCTTCGTGGACGGAGTCGCGTTCCCCGGCGGCAAGGGCGAGGACTATCCCCTCGTTATCGGCAGCGGCAGCTTCATTCCGGGCTTCGAGGAGCAGCTCATCGGCGTCGAGAAGGGCGGCGAAAAGGACGTTGTCGTGACCTTCCCGAAGGAGTATCACGAGGAATCCCTCGCCGGCAAGGAAGCTGTCTTCAAGTGCAAGGTGCTTGACATAAAGCGCACCGAGCTGCCCGCGCTCGACGACGAGCTCGCCAAGGACATCAGCGAGTTCGACACGCTCGAGGAGCTGAAGGCCGACATCAAGGAACACATCAAGGAGCACAAGAACGAGCACGCCGAGGCCGATTTCGAGGAAGAGCTCATGAATAAGCTTTCCGACAACATAATCGGCGATATTCCGGAGATAATGTACGAGAACGAGGTCGACTATATGGTCGAGAACTTCGAAGACCGCCTCAAGACGCAGGGCATCGACCTCGACAGCTACATCAAGTACACCGCCACTTCGCTCGAAACCCTCCGCGAGAACTTCGCCCCGCAGGCGAAGCAGCAGGTACGCATCCGCCTCGCGCTCGAAACCGTCGCGAAGGAGGAGGGCCTGACCGCCTCCGAGGACGAGCTCGAAGCCGAGTATAAGTCCATCGCGGATTCCTACAAGATGCCCGTCGACAGGATCAAGGCGATAATCCCCTCTGACGGACTCGAAAAGGACATCGTCGTCAGAAAGGCGATCGACTTCGTGAAGTCCGCCGCCGTCGCCGGCGCGGACAAAGCCGAAGAGAAGCCCGCCAAAGCGGAAAAAGCTCCCGCGAAGAAGCCCGCGGCAGAGAAGAAGCCCGCCGCGAAAAAGGCGCCCGCGAAGAAGCCCGCCGCCAAGAAGGGCGAATAA